The Rosa chinensis cultivar Old Blush chromosome 7, RchiOBHm-V2, whole genome shotgun sequence DNA segment ATGGGAGGGGATGCTTTGAATGTTTTTGATTCTCTCCATTCCATTGCTCTTGATCTTACTTCTCTAGTTCTCTGAgtcatttggttttttttttttcttttgaatagaAGGTTCATATCATAGTTACTGTTTGGTTGTTTTGCTGCTTTTGCAGTTTTGGTTACTGAATACTCTTTTTACTTATTTAGGAAAATGGCGGGTACCACATCTTCCTCGGCATCTAATCCAATTTCAGAGTTGGGTTCATCATTGAAGCGTGGTTCGGGTGATATTGGATGGGAATATGCGGAGTTGGCGGATGCCTCAAACTTGGATAGGTTGAAGTGTAAGTTGTGTGGGAAATTAGTTAGTGGTGGGATATATCGAATGAAGCAACATATTGCCCACATCAAGGGAAATGTGGCTCCTTGTAAAAAGTCTTCGGATGAGGATAAAGCCAAATGCAAGAATGCTATTGAAGAGGCAAAGAgtaagaagaaacaaaagagtAGACATGAAGCAGAAGTGAGGCAAGAAGTCATttttgaaggagatgaagacaaTGAAGCGAGTCAAGGGACAAGAAGAATGCCGCATACTCTTGGGCTTATGGACCGTTTTGCAACCCCCATCGATCCGGATTCTTCATTGGATGGAAGTAGGaaaatgagacaacaaaatatCAATGATGCACTTTTCAAGCAAAGAACACATAGTGTGCATCAATACTTGGCTAGATGGGTGTATGAAGCCGGGATTCCTTTTCATGCCGTTGATAGTGATAGCTTCAAGAGGTTTGTTGAAGCGGTTGGTCAATTTGGCCCGGGTTACCGACCTCCAAGCCAATATCAATTAAGGGAGCCACTATTGAAGGAAGAGGTAGAGAGAACTAAAAGTTTAttgaagaagcaagaagaagagtgGGCTTTGAATGGTTGCTCTATTATGACCGATGCTTGGAGCGACCGGAAAAGAAGAAGTATCATGAATTTGTGTGTCAATTGTGCGGAAGGCacaacttttctttcttctaaggAAGCATCGGATGAGGCACACACCGGGACGTatatttttgaatatgtggacaAATGCATTGAAGATGTTGGACCACAAAATGTGGTTCAAGTGGTGACTGACAATGCTTCAAATAATATGGCGGCGAGAGATTTGATGAAGTTGAAGAGGCCAAACATATTTTGGACTTCATgtgcaactcacaccttgaatctTATGCTTCAAGGAATTGGCAACCAACCTAGATTCAAAGGGGTGATTGAGAGGGCAAAGAGCTTCACCATCTATATTTATGCACATCACAAGACTTTGGCATTGATGAGGAAGTTTACAAAGAAAAGAGATATAGTGAGGCCGGGAGTCACTAGATTTGCAACAGCTTTCCTCACTTTGCAAAGcttgatggagaagaagaatgagttgAGAGCTATGATTACTAGTGATGAATGGAATGAAAGCAAGCATGCAAAGAGTGTAAAGGGGAAGGCGGCGGTGAATATTGCTTTGAGTGCTTCTTTTTGGAATGGGGTAAGTCTTTGCTTGAAGGTGTTTGCCCCTTTAGTCAAGGTGCTTCGCCTTGTTGATGGGGATAGAAAGCCATCAATGGGCTTTGTGTATGGAGAACTACTTAGAGCCAAGGAGGAGATTAAAATGGCattcaaagatcaagaaactcaCTATCGTCCCATCCTTGACATTGTTGATGGAAAAGCCCGTGGTCGACTTGATAGTCCATTGCATTTAGCGGGTTACCTCTTGAACCCTTACTACACATATGCCAATCCAAGTCTTGAGAATGATAATGTGGTCATGGATGGGTTCTTCACTTGTGTTGAGACATTCTTTCCTGATGACATTCAAACTCAAAGTTTGGTGACAAATGTAGAATTGCACAAGTATTTGAAGAAAGAGGATGGATTTGGAAGAGGTTTGGCAAAGGCGGGATGCGCACAAAAGGATGACACTTATAATCCGGGTAAGAAATACCaacttatttttaatttttttttatatagccaattgttattgttttgtttgttttgtttttggagttTGGCTAAttcattattgttgttgttttgtttatgttttttttttagttttgtggtggaatattTATGGAAACCTTGTACCAAGATTGCAAAGTATGGCTAAAAGGATACTTTCATTGACCACAAGCTCATCCGGatgtgagagaaattggagcGCTTTTGAGGGGGTAAGTATTTATTTAGTTATGCATTTTTGTAAGTTTATAAGCAAGTAGGAATGTAGTTTACTTATTTAGAAACTCATAATatactcattttttttctttatgtagaTCCATACAAAGAAAAGGAATAGACTAGATACAACGAGGTTGAACAATTTAGTTTATGTCCAATTCAATGCCAAGATCATCAACAAAAAGAGAAGAATGAAAGAGAAGAATGTGGATGTATTACTAGCATGTGAAGCTACTATGGCCCAAGGATGGATTGTGGATGGTGGTGATGAAGATGTAGATTCTGATCTTACTAGTGAAGTAGTTGGAGAGGGATCGGGATTGGGAGTGGATAGTAGCTTAGAGCATAGGAGAAGTAGTAGaattcaagaaattagggaacttcatgaggaggatTTTGTAtcggatgaagaggaagaagatgagatgacTTTTGAGTTTGAGTCCGATGAGGAGGGAGTACTAGAGggatatggagaagaagaatttgagggtTAGGCTTGGAACTTGGAAGTGGAAGATTTGGAATGTTGCAGATTTATATAATTATGACATATAGCAGATTTGGAATTTGAGGATACCTTTTtaccttttatatttttatttatgacAATGTAATTATATGTTGCTTGGTTGGAATGTTGCTTGGTTGGAATGTTGCTTGATAAATATTGAATTAGATATATTTAGACTTTGAATTGCAGATTTGGATTTGGTTACtgaattgcagatttgcaggtTGTTTTTGCAATTGTTTTAGGCTCTGTTTTGCagtttttttatataattatatcatTTATATGTTATAAACTTATAATTATATcatttatatgttataaaaataaaaataaaattaaaaaaaaaaaaaccgcctagtccccgcctaggcctctaggcgctagtccccggccttccgcccgactagcgcctagcgttttttagaaccttgcatTCATCACAGACTGAAAAGTGGATGGGGCATTGGTAAGCCCAAATGGCATCACCAAAAATTCATAATGGCCATTATGAGTCCTAAAAGCAGTCTTGTGCACATCAGTTGGATTCATTCGGATTTAATGGTATCCTGACCTCAAATCCAGTTTAGTGAAAATGCTTGATCCTTGGACTTCATCCAATAGCTCATCTACTACAGGGATAGGGTATTTATCCTTAACAGTCACAGCATTAAGTGATTTGTAATCAACACACATTCGCCAAGTGccatctttctttttaacaaGTAACACAGGAGAAGAGAAGGGGCTGACACTTGGTTTGATCACACCATTATCCAACAGTTCTTgcacaattttctcaatttatgTTTTCTGAAAATGAGGGTATCTATAGGGTCTGACACTCACAGGAGAAGTATTTGGTAGTAATTCAATCCTGTGATCTTGAGTCCTTGTTGGTGGAAGAGTAGATGGTGTAGTAAACAGCTCATCATATTTGTGGATCCTGTATCGAAACCTCTTGACTCTGTAAGATGGGCTAAACCTGAACTAGCATagcttctttttcctttctgaGCAGCCTTGTCATAGCCTTGCAATTTATTACAGTGGCTTCAGCAATGGTCTCACCCTGTAACTGAAACTCAGAACCATTAACAGTGAATCTCATCCTCATAGTATCAAAGTTCCATAAGATATCCCCCAATGATCTAAGCCATCCTGCTCCCAGTACTATTTCACAACCAGTTACAGGTAGTATGTAAAACTCATCAGTGAATTGAAACTGCTGCAACTGAAGAACAATGGTAGCTTCAccttttgttttcagtttagcCCCACTTGCCAAGATAACATTCAGTGGAGGTAAGTGATGAACGTGCACTTTAGTGCCCCTAAGCAAGTGTGGATggataaaattatgagttgccCCAGCATCAATCAGAACATGAACTGTTCTCCCATGAAATCTGCCTTTAACCTGCATAGTGGCGGCTTTGGAGTGGTCATCACCCATGACCTGTAGTCTAATCAGGGGTTCATCCAAGTCAACAATAGGGGGAACTTCCAATAGTTGAGTGTCATCAGTGGGGTCAACTAGTTCACTCTCAACAGGTATAATCTCCATTACCATCAACTGCCCCTTTTTTCTACAATTGTGTCCTGGCTTATATGGCTCTTCACAGAAAAAACATTGATTTCTGGCTCTTCTAGCCTCATATTCAGCTTCTGACAGTTTCCTACTTCCACTACTAGTATGACCTGCTCTGGAAGTGAATGCAGGACCTGTGGATTTGGCTTGATGATTAATTGAAATGGACTTGTGAGTGTTGGGAGAGGAAGTGGTCACAGTAGCCTTATGAGTGCTGTGTGAGTGAGAACCCTTAAGATAATTTCTATGCCCTTCATTTCGTGTCTCATAAACTCTAGCTAGTTCACAAGCCTCATACAGGGATCGTGGTTTTTGTGCTTGCACATCCACTCTTATGTCCTCCTTGAGTCCACCAATGAAGCAGGAGTGGAGTACCTCTGGTGGAAACCCAGGGCATCTCCTAGACAATTTTGTAAACTGCTCTTTATAGAGTTCTACACTTCCAGTTTGATTCATTCTAGCCAAAGGAGCCTGATATTCAGACCTATTGTAACCACTAAACTCCCTCATCAAGAGGTCAGCAAGTCCTTGCCAAGTGTTAGGGAATTCATGCGTGAACATATACCATCGATCAGAAGCTTTATCAGTTAAGTGCATGGTAGCAATTGAGAGCTTCCTATCCTCTGGTATTTGATAAAACTCAAAATATTGGTCAGCCTTGTTTAACCATTCCACTGGATCTTCTCCACCGTATACACTAAATTCCAACCGCATTTGTTTCATAGTAGGTAGATTGGGATCCACATGTGGGGGTTGGAACAAGTGATTCTGAAATTGGGGATGAGGGTGGCCCATTTGAACAGGGAAATTAGGTTGATAAAAGGGTGTGGAAACGTGAGAGAAGTATGGAGGTGGGTGGAACATAtgggtggtggtggttgtggcCATAGTATGTAAAGCATTGGTACCTATGAAAGGTGAGGTCATAGTAGGTAAAGCATTGGTACCAATGAAAGGTGAGGTCCCTTTAGCCTGTGATTGATTATGACTACTGGAAAGTGGAGGGGGTTTTGAAGGGACATGATGCATAGTAACAGAATAAGGCCCAGAATATGTCATGACAAAGGGGTTATTATCCTGCAAAACTGAAGAAAAAGCATGTGATGCAGGAAATGCAGTACAGGGCTGAGGGAATTGAAGTGGAGCCCCATGGCAAACAGTATCAAACTGTGGAGGGATATCACAATAAACATTTTCCACTAACTTAAGACCAAGCATGTTAGGTACTACTCCTTTGTCCTTCTCGCCATAATTAGGAGCAATTGTATTCATATGCATGTTCACAGCTTGAGTAGTCATGGGATTTGTGGTGTACAATATCACATCATTAGCATTACTGTAGGAGGAAGATGTAACAAGAGGGAGGTATGCGAAATTACCCTCAGATCTCACCACAGCTGAAGAGGACTCCTCCGTTGTCTGGACTGGAACCAAGTGGTCAATGGGAGCAGATAGAGACCCAAATTTCACAGATCCATTGGGTTGAGGGATTGTTGTGCTACTCTGAATGAGTGGTGTGGGTTGTGGTTGGGTCCCCGAGCTTTCTTTGGTAAAATTAGAGAGCTGCTGATTAAATTCATCCATCAACAAGGCTTTGAAGCTAGCCAAAGTGGTGGCCATAGAATCATGGAAGGAAGCCTGCATCGCATCTAACCGCGCACTGGTTTCATCACGATGGACCTGAAGCTCGAATTCCAAGTGAGATAGCTCACCGGAAACGTGAGGGTCATCGGATTGGGGTTTCCCACCCCCCTTCAATTTGCCCATGAACGACAGGCTCTAGATACCAAATGTTAAGGTAGAGGCCCTAACTGTGAGCAATTGCAAAGAAACGTAAAGGGAAGGAAGAAGATAATTAACTGATATTCAACGATAGGGTTTTCAGCTACAGATTGAGGCATATATAGCCCATATCATGTGGACACGTCGTACATGGAGTGAGCAGACTTAATTGAACTCTTAAGATGCTTAATTAGACTAACGACTAATTAACAGAAGGAACTAATTAACACGTGCCAACACATGCACGAGATTGACTTCTCCCAGCTAATTAGGATACCACTTCCAAGCTATTTTTCGTAACAGATTTTGCTTTTAGATATTAGTGATTTGAAGTTGGGCTCATCTTAGGGTTTTATTTGGATTGGATTATAtttgcaattttgattttgggagaagAAAATGGAGATTATGTGCAGTTGGGGAAGGGGCGGTTTTGTGAGGTTGTGGAGTTTGGTTAAGGTGGTGGGTAGTGGGAGCTTGTGAGTAGAGATTCATGGTGGTCGGCCGGTGTTGTGTCTTCTCCTCCTATCGCCGACGTGGTAGGTGTAGCCAGTGTAGAAGGTGAGATTCTCACCCTAGGAGTGGTGCTGGTGACGAGCCTCCTTGACGAAGAGGAACTCCGACGAGGTAGGGAGCTGGTAAAGGTTTCAAATTGGATCTTGGAGATTCTGCTACAGGTTATAGAGGTGGGTCAGATTGGGTCGACGTGGTGGAGgaagggggggggagagagagagagagagagagatgagtaaAAGAGTATTAAGGGTTAGTTTGGGAATTTCATCCAAAAGTGAGGGTTAAGGGTGAACAGTGGGCCATACTTGTCAGTGCCAACTCACCATATGACGTCACAATTGGagtcaattttgaaatttgaactcgaatgatggaaattgaaagtgcatggatcatcgtgattaaaaaaaaaaagtaagagaCCAAATTGATTTTAGCTCTAAAGTTCGaggactaaactgaatttagtccttatatatTAGATCATTAACTTAAATAATCATGCATCTAATTAAGTGTTGTTGTTCATTCTGCGCAGCAACATCATTCCAAGTGAAACCACTATAGTATAAACCCTAGCATAGCAGGGTAGCATGGTCTAAGGAGAAGAACAATGCAAGGGCagacaagaaaagaagaatcaaCTTTCCCAATGTAGCGATTCATGCAAACCATATTATATTGGGGCAGAAGTCTAAAGATGAAAAGTCCTTGTTTATCATACCattgttggagaggaaatatcccacattggaaaagtgacaaataaaatataacttataagtgggtggatctcacccaattgtaccgagaacttttgtgattaaaacccaacacctatcgggtggttaagatgggacaatatcggtacaatggtgggtcacaggccacgcttgtcgctgtttaacaactATTACCTCTTCTAAACTTTAATCGCTCCAATCCTTCAAAATAATCCAATCCTGTCCAACTATAGATTGACATGCAAACAACTGCAGCAAGATATAGAATGTTGAAAGTTCTGAATCAAAGAGCAAGAAACTAAGAGATCTCAAATTTGAAATTAAGCCTTGTACCAGCGACAAACAGATCGATATACGACAAAGAAAGAATCAAtaaatgtcacgcccctgatttttttaacacaataaaaatcgatatatagccccataattatatatgcatgaacgttcagccatcaatacaaaatacttaaaaacttttttccttttaacccaagtacatattgatgccctgaacccactatgtcaatattgacccgcccacagagtcatatattacataaacttatgaattaaattgtcaataacaaaataaaacgtaaatgctcctcagagtttactatatagcggaagtcataacaatggcaaagccaaccaaaattgcttcctacctgctctgctgccaacaagctacttcagcttcagccacgattatcctgacctgcagggttaacccctacaccatttgaatagtgcaccgggttttcacacaacaaacccggtaagcttttgcaagcccgtatgagtaactcaaaacaactcacaccaaaatcacGGGATGAACCccgcacgtttcaatcaagaagccAAATCACGCTTTGATCCttaaaaacacgaaataaaggagaacaactcatactttaatttcctttcaaatcgaaataaaagaaagcaacttacaccttggtttcttttaaaacgaaacatggaaaacaactcacaccttgaattctatcaatcgtaccaaatcgtaccatagaaagcaactcacaccttgatttctatcagtaaaacatagaaaacaactcacaccttgaattctatcaatcgtaccaaatcgtaccatagaaagcaactcacaccttgatttctatcagtaaaacatagaaaacaactcacaccttgaattctatcaatcgtaccaaatCGTAcaatagaaagcaactcacaccttgatttctatcagtaaaacatagaaaacaactcacaccttgaattctatcaatcgtaccaaatcgtaccatagaaagcaactcacaccttgatttctatcaatcgttaataaggaaaacaacttgcaccttgtccccttaaaaaccgttaataaggaagcaactcacaccttgttccctaaaaacacgtaatgtcatgagttatcaataaccaattcccgttaccccatgaattacctatatggcagacagactagagctctaactgaaacgtaaccactcgtttggccaaagacttgattacctgatattctgcccaaggtcatagaccttcaatcctcgggccgcacagtcccttggagcaaatcaTTAAAGCAGTTGCATAGGACTCAAAAacattacacaaatcgcaacgtttttgaaaacaattgaaatcaacatttccataattattgttttccaaaaagccataacacaaaacaataaagagcatcaattcatgcatattgttttcatacccaaatctcaacacttttcccaAGGTCATAAACCTTCAGTCCTCTggccgcacagtcccttggagaaaaacattaaagaagtcgcactggacccaaaatgttacacaaatctcaacacttttgaaaacaatcgaaatcaacatttccataatcattgttttctgaaaagccataacacaaaacaataaaacgcatcattcatgcctattgttttcataaatccacaaaccaccaaaacatatatatatatttcacgtaaatatatatatacgtagtcatccacttaggaatgcctactaataccaactatagtttgcagttaaatcaataactctcaaaacgataaaggtaattccattcgtaaatgaacattgtgagattactcacctcgaaactcccgctgcgtcttcaatacagaacaaggcagccacaccacaaaacaactgtccaaggatacctcgtcaagtacctaatcacatacggtttcaacttagcaacaatccataaccgatttaagtctgaaacccctgttttgaactaaaatccccaaagtgacgccaatcgaggcaaaaccacatccgagaccacccaatgtctccggaatacttctacaatcaatatgccaaaaccacaagtcgatcggatagtcggatcctcacggatcgaatcatcaaacggtccgaaaccgtaaaaaccctaacatactCATACGATCtctaaaaattacaaacaatatatcgaaatgctcgtatcaatgagtagattgaactcaggaacagaaactatccctgagccGGAAACCTCAGGAAAACACTACCACAGTGGCAGCAccgccgccggaccaaagtcagaatttgacaaaactcccaacaccaaagttcttcatctcaactccaatttaaactttcataactacaccaaagtccaatTATGAACCaattgatcgaattttaccttagaacaaaataGCTCGatggaaaccctagaatttcaaagcttcgattcgtcctccacgAGTGAAATCGATCCAAGCCACTTTGGGAGAAGTATCTACGtcctccaagctccaaaagccctcaagaatcactagcaaaggtggccggaatcgccaaCTCTGATCAAGGCGATCTCGTCCCCAACAAGGCTTTCTTCTCGGCCTTACAGCGCCACCTACAGCTCTTATTTCACTTCGATTTCTTCTACAAACTGGTAAAGGATGTCAAGACGAGAAAATCCCACTTTGTTTCACGTCAATCGGTGGCCGGATGAGGAAGATATGGCTGGAAAACCAGAGAGGAAGAAATCTGGGTTcgggaccgaagagagagaaaatccttccgaaaatggaaacttggctttttctgaatttttccggaaaaatcccatatataccaaaatgaaaactttttccgacggccataacttcttcatacgaactccgatttccgagttccacatatccacgaactcgtatcgacgcgctctacaacttttgtgaaggaagttttcggagagtCCCaatgtatcaaaagtcaaccttgaacccccccccctaaagtcatactttccaaataattaattcatccgaaacacttccgcttcgtccacgagccacgaaattgtccaacaaccataaattagattcagGAAAtttctcggaaaataattacgaatttccggggcatcacaataaAGAACCTAGAAATTAATTTCAGAAATTCAATAAACCAAGACAAGTTTGAACCCCTTAGAACAATGATTTTTTGTTCTTAATTTTGAAATTATCTTCAGCTCTTCTATATTTATATCCATGAATCACAGTTTAGAAGTACTAATGATAGCTAAATtaaaagctattgattttccttattcgaTCTCCTGTAAATATGTTGATTGTAACatagggaaataagggtctcccgcaaaggattaagttaaactaaaatcttcaacaaaagtcacaaaacatGATAGCAACCCTTACTGAACAGCAGtaaaaaattaaactaaaaacctaacccAAAACAATtcagaaaaatataaaaatttacGAGGATGTACTAGACACATAGGGGGTCTAGCATATaaaatttggtgatttttggagttcgtttactATATTAAATAAATACGAGAAAACAGATAACAGAACGTAAAATAAagaaggattaaattcagtttactcccctgaactttaggcctaaaatcagattggtccctctttctgaaaatcgattacgatggtccctatattctcaaatgacatcacccgagtccaaaatttgaatttagcTTGAAACATGACGTCAGCTACTGAGTTGGAGTCGACATGGGGGCCCACaatgagggcaaaatggacatttcaagtttttctaattttttctctctttttaaattttttttctctatattctctctctctccccgatctactccctctctctctctctcccagatGCTCTGATCCGCCTTCCGGATCGCTACCGCCTCCCCCTCTCTCTATGAGCGCCCCGTCCGACGCATCGCCGCCGACGTGGCCAAGAACCTCGACCGCAAGTCGCCACTGGAATTATCAAGGTCGCCACTGGAATCCAAGTAATAATTTTCCGAAATTCAAAGTTACACAGCATAAACACAACTAAAGTCACCCAGAAAATTTCATACCCTAATCTGAAAAATTCACAATAATAGTAACATTATTCTGATTCAATCTTCTGAAGAACAAACAAAAACTTAAAAATCAGAGCACCGATCGTTTTTTTCCCAATCGCCATACCGGGTAGGCTCGGGCCCTTTCGGCCCGCCGATCTCACCCGTCTCTTTATTCAAGTCCAACTCATCTTCACCATCCTCAGTTGGCTTTTCACTCTTTCCATCGTATTTCACCTCTGCGTTTTCACGCTCCGGTTGAGATTGCCCGGTCGAGGAGGACAAGAGCCGGCTCACTGAATTGATAGCTGAACAAGCCAGAGGCTCAGCTTTCGTTACGATCGTTGATGAGAATTGATGGCTCAGATTCGTCGCCATGTTTctgcaaaaacaaaatgaacagaaaggaagaagaaaagtagGGCTGGATTCGAGATTACGGTCAGTATTTGAGAATTCCACTAGAATCCAAGAACTCGCGGTTGAGGTTCTTGGCCACGTCGGCGGCGATGCGTCGGACCGGGCGCTAGTAGAGGGAGGGGGAGGCGGAGGCGATCCAGACGGCGATCGGAGCatctgggagagagagagagggagcagattggggagagagaggggaaagagagagaatatagagaaaaaaataaaataaaaaaagagaaaaaattagaaaaacttgaaatgtccattttgccctcattGTGGGCCACCATGTCAGCTCCAATTCAGCAGCTGACGTCATGTTTcgagccaaattcaaattttagactcaggtgatgtcatttgagagtatagggacGATCGTAATTGATTTTCAGAAAGAAggaccaatctgattttaggcctaaagttcaaaggagtaaactgaatttaatccaatAAAGAAAAACGAAATTGAGAACGGTTGAAATCAAGATGATGAAAttagctaggaaggaagtatccaccccAAAAATCACACAGAACACACTTTATCCAATTTATAACCAATTAACTCGGTTGAAGACGc contains these protein-coding regions:
- the LOC112177839 gene encoding succinate dehydrogenase assembly factor 4, mitochondrial-like — its product is MATNLSHQFSSTIVTKAEPLACSAINSVSRLLSSSTGQSQPERENAEVKYDGKSEKPTEDGEDELDLNKETGEIGGPKGPEPTRYGDWEKNDRCSDF